One window of the Trifolium pratense cultivar HEN17-A07 linkage group LG2, ARS_RC_1.1, whole genome shotgun sequence genome contains the following:
- the LOC123910663 gene encoding patellin-1-like gives MGNCAGRSKTNKSDVPVPEPVTEEVKVEQQAEETKSEETVEVSNEKSLNTLLNENVEEKKEEANEEVKAEEEKPKAKEEAKDEVTEAKA, from the exons ATGGGTAACTGTGCTGGCCGCTCCAAGACCAACAAAAGTGACGTGCCCGTCCCTGAGCCCGTCACTGAGGAGGTTAAGGTTGAACAACAAGCTGAGGAGACCAAATCAGAGGAGACCGTCGAGGTCTCCAATGAAAAGTCTCTAAACACCTTGCTCAATGAG AAtgtagaagaaaagaaagaagaagccAATGAGGAGGTGAAGGCAGAGGAAGAGAAACCCAAAGCTAAGGAAGAGGCAAAGGATGAAGTCACCGAAGCTAAGGCTTAG